One genomic region from candidate division WOR-3 bacterium encodes:
- the maf gene encoding septum formation protein Maf translates to MMDLILASTSPRRRDLLRRLGFRFRIVAPVASEEPEAVGLKAGSAPKRYAVACAKAKATSVAAFYGNSRSGQHAGPGWVVGVDTIVVCGRRTLGKPRSRAEASRMLNMLSGRTHTVVSAVAVVRMPEGNVLAASESTQVTFRKLGGDEIERYVAGPEPYDKAGAYGIQEQASIFVSRVSGCLLNVVGLPVPLLLKLLRDSGWRQ, encoded by the coding sequence GTGATGGATCTCATCCTTGCCTCTACCTCGCCGCGTCGTCGCGATCTGTTGCGGCGGCTGGGCTTCCGCTTCCGGATTGTGGCCCCGGTGGCCAGCGAAGAGCCGGAAGCTGTTGGACTCAAGGCCGGAAGTGCGCCCAAACGGTATGCGGTCGCTTGCGCCAAGGCCAAGGCCACATCAGTCGCTGCGTTCTACGGCAACAGTCGCAGCGGTCAGCACGCGGGGCCAGGGTGGGTCGTAGGTGTGGACACGATTGTCGTCTGCGGCAGAAGGACTCTGGGCAAGCCGCGCAGCCGGGCCGAAGCCAGCAGGATGCTGAACATGCTGTCCGGACGCACGCATACGGTGGTCTCCGCAGTCGCAGTAGTACGGATGCCGGAGGGCAACGTCCTTGCCGCTTCCGAGTCCACCCAAGTCACATTCCGCAAACTGGGCGGGGATGAGATCGAACGCTATGTCGCCGGGCCTGAACCCTACGACAAGGCGGGAGCCTACGGGATCCAGGAGCAGGCGTCCATCTTTGTCAGCCGCGTGTCCGGATGCCTGCTGAACGTCGTCGGACTGCCCGTGCCCCTGCTGCTCAAGCTGCTGCGGGACTCCGGCTGGCGTCAGTAG